The Anas acuta chromosome 14, bAnaAcu1.1, whole genome shotgun sequence DNA window AGTGGGCAGCACCTGCTGTGGGGTGGCAGAGCCACAGATGCCTTGGGGTGGCACGAACGCTCCTGGGAGGTGCAAAAAACACCTCAAAAGCCCTCAAAACAGTGCTGCCTGCCCGCTGCCTCGGCTCCACGACGCTCACGCCACGCGGCTGGCCATcaaaatggcggcggcggggcggccaTTTTGAGGGCGGCGGGGCAGCCATGTggagggcagcggggaggctgcggggccgTGGCAGGGCCGGAGCGGGTCCGGGGCAGTgccgggctggggggagccTGGCGGGGGGCAGCCCCGACTCCCCCGGGCTGCTGGCCATGGTGGAGACTTTCTACGGGCGGGCGGCCAGCCTGGCGCTGCAGTCGGCGGCAGGGAGGCCGGGAAGGCTGCCCTGGCTGCGCGGGCTCCTGGAGACCATCCGGAGCTGCAGCTACGTGCTGGAGGTGGCCTTCCCCCTGCGCCGGGACGGCGGCACCTGGGAAGTGGTGCAGGGCTGGcgggcacagcacagccagcaccacCTGCCCTGCAAAGGGGGTGAGGGAGCTGCGGTCTCTGTCCCACGGGTCCTCCCTTTTGGTTcaccccacctgcagccccctctgTGTGTGGCTCGTGGCCATCCCCGTGTGCCTTTGAGTCCCTGTCCTAAATGCCATGTGCTCACTGAGGGTGTAACGCACCCCAAATGTGCCCCATAGTGGTCACGGTGTTCCCGAGGGGGCCCAacctcccgtcccctcccagAGGTGCTCCCCGAAGCCGTCCTGTGTCTGTAGGACGGCTGGTGGTTGGGAGGTTGTTTTCCATTCCGTGGTTGTCTGGAGGAACGAGCCCAGCTGAATGATCTCTGATCACCTATTGTGACTGGATGCTGCTGTTCCAGAGGAGTCAAAGCCTTGCCTACATTTCCTCTGTGCCGTTtgtggcaaaaaaaagaaaaaaaaaaaaaaaaggcaggtactcttcatttcttctctctcttttcccaggGGTTCGTTTCAGCAGTTCAATCGGCGTCGATGAAGTAAAAGCCCTGGCTGCATTAATGACATACAAATGTGCCGTGGTGGGTAAGTACCAGAGGAGCGTGAAAGCGCGCGGTGGCTTGGGCATGGGATGGGGCCGCGGCGCGGTGACTCAGAGCAGCTCGTCAGGTGCTTTGAAAAGCAGGAGCGCTCTGGAGGTGCAGGATGTTCCTCCGGGCACTGATGCACCAGGGCCGGGCTCGCTGCGGCTGCAGAATGCACGGCCGGGCGGCCGGGACATGGGTGTGCATCAGGGAGTGCCAGGCGTTGTGCTTCTCACATGCAGGCTCTGTGTTGTCATGGATTCAGCGCTGCCGGGAGGTGGTTGTGGCAGGCTTGGGGTCCGTATCCTGCCTGCTTTCCTCCACACAGCATCTTAGGGGGAAGCTGTGCGTGGCAGGGGGGGTGTTTGCTTGTTGGGGGCAGGCGGGGAGCATCTGGCTGCCTCACCCGGTCTTTTGCAGATGTTCCTTTCGGTGGTGCCGTGGCGGGTGTGAGGATTGATCCCAGGAAATACTCGGTGagctccccccctccttcccctgctggcGGCCCATAACTCACGCTCCATTTGCACAGCCCTTCCTCTCCGCGTATCGCAGCGATGCGCTCTGACAAGCGGGGGGGAAGCCGCTTGCAGTGAGTAACACTCACCCAGCAACTGTGAAAAGCAGCTCTGGGGGGGGAGACGGGGGTGGTGAACTCTGGTTTACGGTTCAGTGCGTGCAGACAGACACAGGCTGAAAGGCTCCGGAGCAGGGacgctgccctgctgctgctgcggtgCTGGGGGAAGGTGCAAATCAGCAAGGGGCTGGATGGGGAGGGGTCAAAGGGACCCCGAGTTCacacatctcttttttttttgacatagcAAGGGTCCTCAGCTGCTGAGAATTATCCCCCTGCAGACATCGGGGTGTGCTGCGTGCAGGCGGGGAAGGGGAGCTGTCGGGTGCTGTACCTTGGCTCCCTGATTTTTCTTGGGGCCTGTAGTAACAATAGCGTTTTGATGCTCTCGCACAGGAACACGAGCTGGAGAAAATAACGAGGCGTTTTACTATAGAGATGGCCAAGAAGGGATTTATAGgtgagagtgttttttttttttccccattccatAAGAAGTGAGCGGTTtgcaagcagcagagcagacagcGACCGCCCGGCTGGGCAGGGCACAGAGGCCGTCAGCACtgggcactgccctgctgctctgctggcaggtCACTGCTCCTCTCTGTCTCGGCTGTGAATTTGGAGCAGGGAGAGCCCCACACAGcaccaaacacagcagcagctggcccaggctgcacTGTAGGTGCTGCTGCTGATCAGCAAGGGCACTGCCCTTGGTTCCTGCTGGCCTGCATGGACAcatggagaggagggagaattTCTGCTGCTCAGTGGATGCTAGTCACAAAACAACAACCTTTGTGTTCCCTGCTTACTTGAAAATGATGGGAAGGGACGCGGCAAAGACCCTATAAAAGCCGAAGATGCTAATGCAAGGGAGGCTGGGAATATGCTGGTGCATGGGCAGCTCCAGGCTTTGGACGGGGCATTCCTTGGTGTGCCCAAGAACACAACCAGCCTGTGGAAACCATATGTACATATGCCAATGGCTGGAGCAAAGGAATCGAATTGCAAAGACAAGATTTGACAGATTTTCCTCCTCCACAGGGCCTGGGATTGACGTGCTGGCCCCTGATGTCAGTACTGGGGAACGGGAGATGTGCTGGATAGCTGACACCTACACCTACACGATGGGGTACCGGGTAAGCTCCAGCGCTGCTGGTTCGGAGCCCAGGGTGCCGTGGGTGTCACGAGGGTTTGTGCCCAGGGGCCCTTGCCAGGGACTTGCTGCAGTTTTAGCTGAGGCTCGGGGCTGGATGAAGGACGCCAAGGCTTGGGGAAAGCACATTTAGCTCAGGGTGCTTCTCTGGAGGACTCAGACCAGGGGAGACCTTAACCATTGCTCTTCCCTGCCCGGCCTCGCAGGACATCAATGCCCTGGCCTGTGTCACCGGGAAGTCCATCAGCCAGGGAGGGGTCCAAGGGCGACACTCTGCCACCGGGCGCGGGGTGCTGCATGGCATCGAGAACTACATCAACAACACGCACTACATGGACTGCATCGGCATGAGCCCCGGCCTGCCCGGCAAGACCTTCGTGCTGCAGGTAagtgcccagcccctgcagctctgagGAGGGCACTTCTCTGGCGTCTTTCTGCCGCTTCTTTCTGGGAGAGCTTTcagcctcagctcctgcagcactgcccgGAGATGATTTCCTGAGCCCCTGGCTCCTGAGCCCCAAGCGTGTCACCTCCTCGTGCTGGTGACGTGCTACTGGTGATCTGTTCAGCACCAGGTCCACAGAGCTGGCCCATCCCTGCTTTTTTGGGATCAGACCTTCCTGCAAACAAAACCTCTGTAAGGTTTCAAGCAGAGGAACTCGCCATGGCAGCTGGCATGGCCGAATTTGCTCCTTTGAGCAGTTTTTCAGACCGGCTGCATACGGAGGCTCAGGGGTGAGTGCTGCTCACACGGTGCAGGCATTTCCAACATTTCTCCCTAGCCATCCACTAACACCACATAAATGGGAGCTGCAACAAACCCCGGTCTGTGCAGCCACAGAGAGGACAGGAGACAGGATACGGAGCTCTGGTGGCTCTGGTGGAAAGAGCTGGTCCTTGTGATAGCTTCATACTTCTGTCACCAGCTGAGTGAGCTCTGAGGTTCCCCGCTGCGAAGCTTCTTGGCGCAGCCCCCATCCCTTGGGGTGCTCTGTGGGTCTGGGAGCAAGCTGGGACCTCagggtgccagccctgcctctttccctctcctcccaggaAGGGCATTCCCTCCCCTGCAGCCAGACCTTGCTCCCAGCCACGGTGAGGTGCTTCCCCCTGCTgcatctcctgcagctgctgctctcagctgctgctgccccaacACCGCTGAGCCAccactgctctgcctgcagctcggCTGGCTGCATTTTCTGCTGAGCCCAGTGCTCTTTGGAAGGAGAAATAAACTGAGCAGTGCGAGGTGCCGGAGGATTGCTCAGATTGTGCCTAGGCGCTGTGCGGTGCCCAACAAAGGGCTGTGCTTCTCACTGCATCAGTTTGCTATTGAGATCAGCCCATAGAAACTGAACAGCGTGCTGTGCTCGGAACATCACGTCCAGGAGCTCTGGAGGTGATAAAGACAGGCTGAGCTGGAAGCCACAGGGTCTGCTTCTTACAACCCTGTAGCCAGCCACGGTGgtctctgtcctgccagcaccTCGTCTACCTCCAGCACTCACCAGGGACAGCTAGGTCAGGGATGCTGTTTCTGTTGCACAGCTCTCCGTTTGGCCCCACGCCTTCCCTCTGCCCCGAGCTGTCACTGCTCTGTGTTGCTGCAGGGCTTTGGCAAGGTGGGGCTGCACACCATGAAGTACCTGCACCAGTTTGGAGCCCGCTGCATCTGCGTTGGGGAGACGGACGGGGCCATTTACAATCCCAGTGGGATCAACCCCAAGGAGCTGGAAGACTACAAGAGAGTGAGTTGAGCCTGTTCTGCACGGGTGGTGGTCGGTGCTTGTCCTCAAAGCATCCAtgaagcaggggctgccccgcgtcccctgcagagcccagctcgGCTCTCCTTCTTGCTCCAGGGCCACGGCACCATAGTTGGCTTCCCGAAAGCAGAGCCCTATGAGGGCAGCATCCTGGAGGTGCCCTGCGACATCCTCATCCCTGCTGCTATTGAGAAACAGCTCACGAGGGAGAATGCGCCCCGGGTGCAAGCCAAGGTACGGAGAGCCCACACCATGCGCTCCCCCTGGGGACCTGCTGTGTGCTGTAGCGTCAGTTTGGG harbors:
- the LOC137864131 gene encoding glutamate dehydrogenase 1, mitochondrial-like is translated as MVETFYGRAASLALQSAAGRPGRLPWLRGLLETIRSCSYVLEVAFPLRRDGGTWEVVQGWRAQHSQHHLPCKGGVRFSSSIGVDEVKALAALMTYKCAVVDVPFGGAVAGVRIDPRKYSEHELEKITRRFTIEMAKKGFIGPGIDVLAPDVSTGEREMCWIADTYTYTMGYRDINALACVTGKSISQGGVQGRHSATGRGVLHGIENYINNTHYMDCIGMSPGLPGKTFVLQGFGKVGLHTMKYLHQFGARCICVGETDGAIYNPSGINPKELEDYKRGHGTIVGFPKAEPYEGSILEVPCDILIPAAIEKQLTRENAPRVQAKIIVEAANGPTTPAAHDIFLQRNILVIPDVYVNAGGVTVSFFEWLKNLNHVSYGRLSFQYEWESSHYLLQSVQHSLERCFGKARGEIPILPSPELQARVSGASEQDIVYAGLAYTMEQSAKQIMNVAARYNLGLDQRTAAYLCALEKVLTVYNEAGFTY